The window TCGGTCATCAGGATAAAGACTTCGGCGCCCTTTTTCTTCAGTTTCGAGGTCAAATCTGCCGCTTTATAGGCTGCGATTCCCCCCGTCACACACAGGACAACCGACTTTCCTTGCAGGCTGTTCATTCGCCGATATCCTCGTGATCCTCAGCGTCGTGCTCTTCCTCATCGTCGAGCAGACCGTCTTCGTCAAAATCCAGGTCCAAATCCAACGTACCGCTAAGTTCGCGGGGGATCATCACCTTGGGCTCTTCGATCTTCGGACCCGGCTTGTGCACGATCGTGCCTGCTGCGATTTCATCCAGCGCGAGTTTTACGGCCTTATCCGGCAGCGGCTCACCGGTTTCTTCGGCTTCCTGCGCGATGTCACGGGCACGCTGCGCGGCCAGATTGACCAGCAGATAACGATTTCCAACACGCTTCATCAGTTCATTCATGGACGGTTTTAACATAAGTTTCTCCCTCTTTATTTGAAATTCAATGGTTTATTCCGGCAACGCTCGGCGCGCAAAATGGCCATCAGGTCATCGATCGCGCATGCCAAGTCGTCGTTGACAATAATATAATCAAACCGGTCGGCATAGGTCATTTCTTTTTCGGCGGTTTCCATGCGATGACGAATTTTGTCCTCGCTTTCGGTGCCGCGCCCTTTCAGCCGGCGCTCCAGTTCTTCCATCGACGGCGGAGCAACAAAAATCATGACCGCATCCGGCCGTTTTTCATGGATCTGCATAGCGCCCTGCACTTCGATTTCCAGCACAACGTCATTGCCAGCCTCCAGCTGGTCGTTGACCGGGCCTTCGAGTGTACCATAATAATTCCCGACATATTGCGCATATTCCAGGAAAGCTCCGGCGGCAATGCGCTCTTCAAACCTTTCCTGAGTCAGGAAGTAGTAATGCACACCATCCCGCTCCCCTTCCCGCGGGGTGCGGGTCGTGGCCGATACCGACAAATACAGGTTTTTGTCCTTGCCCAGTACCTCACTTAGAATGGTGCCCTTTCCCGTACCGGACGGGCCGGTAAATACATAAAGGTTGCCCCGTTTACGCATTGTTGTCCTCCCCTTCCTCTTCCCGGGTCTCCATCCGACCGGCAATGGTTTCCGGCTGAATGGCTGACAGGATCACATGATCGCTGTCTGTAATCAGTACCGCACGGGTGCGGCGGCCATAGGTGGCGTCGATCAGCACGCCCCGGTCGCGGGACTCCTGCACGATACGCTTAATGGGTGCCGATTCCGGACTGACGATGGCCACCAGACGGCTGGCGGACACCATGTTGCCAAAGCCAATATTGATAAGCTTCATCGCTTCCTCCCGTTACTCGATGTTCTGCACCTGCTCCCGGATCTTCTCGATTTCCGCCTTAAGACCGATTACCAGATTGGCAAGCACCGTGTCATTGGCCTTGGAACCAATGGTATTCGCTTCGCGGTTCATCTCCTGCACCAGGAAATCCAGCTTGCGGCCCACCGGCTTATCGTCCTCCAGCATCATCCGAAGCTGCTCCAGATGACTGCGCAGACGCACGGTTTCTTCGTCCACAGCCGTCTTATCGGCAAAGATGGCCGCTTCGGTGAGGATGCGCTGCGGATCGACCGTAGTATCGGCCAAAATTTCGTTCATCCGCTTTTCCAGCCGTTCCCGATATGCGGTCACACGCTCGGGCGAACGCTTCTCCACCTCTTCGACCAGTCCCAAGATGGTCTGCATGCGGCTGGATACGTCGGCTGCCATTTTTTCGCCTTCCTGCGCCCGCATGCCGTCAAATTCGTTCACAGCTTGGTCAAAGACCTCGCACACGGCCTTGGTCAGCGCTTCGGCATCCACTTCCAGACGTTCACTGACCAGGACATCCGGCATCCGTGCAATGCTCATCACGGTGATGTCATCATGCAGATGCAGCGTATCGCGCAATTCGACCAGAGCATCCAAATAGCTCTGGGCCAGTTCCTTGTTCAGGACGATTGCGGTTTCCTGCGCGCCGGTATCGGTGATCGCTACAAAAATATCGACTTTGCCGCGCGAAATACGCTTACCGGCTTCCTTTTTGAGCGCTTCTTCCAAAAAGCCATAGCCCCGCGGCGCTTTGACATTGACATCCAGGTAGCGGTGGTTGACCGCACGCAGCTCTACTACAATATCCCTGCCCTCGGTCGCCAGACGCGCGCGGCCATAGCCGGTCATGCTTCTCATCGGTTCATCATCCTTTTTACCCATATTTTCGTGCACCTATTCGCGGAAAAGAATACGAAATAGCGCAATTATTTTTGAAAAAACAACATCATAGCAGACAAACGCTATGAAAAAGGCAATTGCCAGCAAAAACGGCGGGAACGCTGCGACCTGCGCTTCAGGGACCAAAAAGCCCCAGCGGATAAAACACCACAAGGCGACCAGCAATAAAACTGCATATAGCAGCTTGCAGGCCCATTCGACCGGTAGCTTATGCAGCCGCTCGATTCCATATTTCACGAGCGGATAAAAGCCGAAAAGCAGTGCATAGGCCACGACATATCGCTTTCCGGGCACAAACATGGCCGACAGCAGGCTGGTGGCTACATATATGAGGAGTCCCATGCGGACTTGCCGCCTTGCCAAAGGGATGGCAGGTACCATCCCGGCGCCAATGCACAAGCCCCAGCCAAGCGCTGGCATCAGCGAAGCCAGCAGCAAAAAGACTACCGAAATGCCCGTCAACATTCCACCGTATGCAACACGTACCGAATGCTTCACTTAGCATCCGCCTCCACCGCAGCAGCTATTGCAGCAGCAGTTCATGCAGAGCATGGTCGTGCAGCAGTCACACATGGACATGGAGTTCATCGGACGATAGCCTCCATACCCAGCGCCCATATTGACCATATTCAGCGCATTGCGGTATTCTGCATTGTTCGGGTCCATGGAACATGCCTGCATATAGGCCGAACGTGCTTCGTCATACCAACCCTTGCGGAAATAAACGGTACCCATAAGGAAATACCATTCGGCGTTGCGGTTGGGGCTGCGCTGCAACATTTCTTCTGCCAAAGAGAGGTTGCCCTTGTTGATCGCATCCCGGATCTGTGCACTGAACCCACTGGACGTATTGGAACCATAAGAGCTGCCGGTCTGGCTGCTTGTTCCGGCATCCGATGTCGAATTGCCGCCGCCTGCACGCGCGTTCATAATCATGTCATACGCTTCGTTGATCTCTTTCATGCGGGTTTCCGCAAGATCGGCCAGCGGGCTTCCCACATAATTATCCGGGTGATATTTTCGGGCCAACTCACGATACGCACGCTTAACGTCGTCATCGCTCGTCTGCGGGGTCACACCCAGCACTTTATAAGGATCCATGCCTGCTTTGTCCTCCGTTCGATTGATAAGTTCCATCCAAGACCTGCCGTGTTACCAGCGGCATGCCCAGACAAATAATATTCTCCAGTAATTCCCGGTCGCGGTACACGTCCAGGAGTTGAAAGGCATTATAAATATCAGCCAGTGAACGCTGCAAGGTGATCTCGAGCGTTTCCCGCACCGGTTCCAAATCAGGGGCTGTCAGCCCAAACCGCAGCGCAACCGGGTTATACGCGCCATGCTGCAAATCATCTGTCAGATCCGCGCAGGCATCGATCAGATACACCCATCGTCCGGTATGATAAAACATCTGCCGCAAAATCCGCATGGTTGCATCATCCGCTTGCGGAACGGCGCCTGCCAGCAACCGGGCGAAGGTATCGGCAGGACGGTCGAGCGATGGGGTCTGCGCTTGTTCCAAAGCCGCCAAATCAGCCAGACAAGTCGCCATGATTTGGTCTTCTTCCGGCAATCGGGTTCGTGCCTTTCGGTAGCCGGGCCTCGCCAAGCCAGACAACATGCGGGCTGCCTGCCGTTTGCTGCCGCGCTCGTCGGCAATGGTGTCTTGCAGCTTATGATAGTTCAGCAGTACGCTCAAATCTGCCGTGCGCTCCATGCCAGCCCCGGCGGAGCAGACCACTTTGGGGCGGACCGGACTGGCCGCGCAGCGTTTGCGGCACAGCGCCGGTTCTTCGGGCTCCAAGCTCCCCAAAACGAGCGCTAAAAAGGTCATATCATAGCTGAGAAACATAGTATGGATGTGTCCATACCGCGCGCGGATGGTGTGGCAAAGGCCACAGTATACGCTCTGAAACCGCTTCACCTCGCGCACTCGCAGCTCGGGTTTGACCGGCCGGATGAATCCAAACATAGTCGATAATTTCCTTTGCTTTTGCGTTTCTGCAAACCGTATTCAATCCATTTTACAAGATTTTTCTCAAAAAAACAAGACTGCCCACTCGCATCTTCGGGCAGGCAGCAAGGTTTCTCTGCCGTGTTCTTTGCCAAAGAATCGACCCGAAATCAGCAGAAAAACGACAGAGTTATAGGATATATTTTCGTTTCTTGTACTTTTCCGCAGAAAATATATGATTCATGATCATAACGCTTTCAACCATCTCCATAAAAATGTTCAAAAATATTTAACCTTTTTTGATGATGGTGAACGGGGTGCCGCCATTCTTTTTGACCTTTTTATTATAACCAACTGCAATGGCGATGCCAACCACCAGCCCCAGGCAGCCCAAACCGCCCGACGCGCCTTCGCCCAAACCACACAGGCTGGCAATCACGAAAAACACAAAAAACAGAATGAGCGGCAAGGTATATACAATCGCAGCCATACGCATGATTTCCTTGTTCTCCCCCTCGATGGTCACAATATCGCCCACTTTGGCATCCACCGCATTTTTGGCAACTGCCTGGATGCGTTCCTGCGGCGCACCACAGCCGCCGCAGTGAGAACAGTCGTGTCCACACGCGCTTTGCCGCTGCACTTCGATTTCGGCGTAGTTGCCGCTGAGTATTTTTTTAACTACTGCTTTCTGTATCATAAAAAAACCAGATTCCTTTCTTTTATTCCTCCAAGGGGGCATACTGCTCCAAAATCCGGCAAGCCGCACGGATACCGTCCACAGCTGCCGACATGATGCCGCCTGCATATCCCGCGCCTTCGCCGCAAGGGATAAGACCGGTCAGCGTCCGGCTGTATAAATCACTGCCCCGCGACAGCCGTACCGGCGAAGAGGTCCGTGTTTCGGGAGCAGTCAGCAGCGCTTGTCCATCGTCAAAACCTCGAATCTTTCGGCCAAATACATGCAGACCCCGCCGCAGCGCATCAGTGACAAACCCAGGCAGACAAGCATCCACCCGGCCATAGGCCACCCCGACCGGATAAGTCGGCTGCACGCGTCCGCACCGTTTGCTCGGCCGGTCTTGGAAAAAGTCCCCGACCGTTTGGCAAGGCGCCTGATAACTGCCGGTTGCCGCAAAAGCAGCCCGTTCGATCGACCGCTGGAAAGCGATCCCGCCGAATGGCGTACCGTCTGCAAAATCGGCCGGGTCGACCGAAACGGCAAGGGCAGCATTGGCATTGCGGCCATCGCGCGCATGAAAACTCATGCCGTTGGTAACCACCGTGTTTTCCTCGCTCTGAGCGGCCACAACCTGGCCACCCGGACACATACAGAAGGAATAACAGGCTCGTCCATTTTCCCGATGGGACAAGGTATATTCTGCTGGCGGAAGCCCTGGCATCTCGGCCAGTTTGCCATACAGTGCACGATCGATGTCTTCTTGCCGGTGTTCAATGCGCACCCCCACCGAAAAGGGCTTGGGCTCCATATAAACGCCAGTTTCGTGCAGTGCATAAAAGGTATCCCGGGCGCTATGGCCAATAGCCAGCACCGCTTGTTCGCACGGAATGCTCCCCTCTGCGGTCTGCAATCCGGTCAAGGTGCCGCTTTGCGCCTGCACACCGGTTACCGCACAGCGGAAATGCACCGTGCCGCCTAAGCGCCGGATTTCCTCCCGCATCGCGCGCACGACATCTTTCAGGATATCCGTTCCAATGTGCGGCTTGGCCAGCCGTGTGATCTCCTGCGGAGCACCAAACCGCACCAGCGTATGCAGAACTTCTTCACATAGTGGGTCGTGAATGCGTGTTGTGAGTTTGCCATCCGAATAGGCCCCTGCCCCGCCTTCTCCAAACTGGATATTGGAGTTCGGATTCAGCGGGCCGCCGGTCCAAAACGATTGCACTGCGGCATCGCGCTCTTCAATGCAGTCGCCACGTTCCAAAACCACTGGCCGATACCCGTATCGCGCCAAAATATAGGCGGCAAACAACCCGGCAGGTCCGAGACCGACCACGACCGGCGGATGCGGCAACCGCTTGTGTCCACATACCGGCGCAAACGGAATGGTTTG of the Intestinibacillus sp. Marseille-P6563 genome contains:
- a CDS encoding YicC/YloC family endoribonuclease, translating into MGKKDDEPMRSMTGYGRARLATEGRDIVVELRAVNHRYLDVNVKAPRGYGFLEEALKKEAGKRISRGKVDIFVAITDTGAQETAIVLNKELAQSYLDALVELRDTLHLHDDITVMSIARMPDVLVSERLEVDAEALTKAVCEVFDQAVNEFDGMRAQEGEKMAADVSSRMQTILGLVEEVEKRSPERVTAYRERLEKRMNEILADTTVDPQRILTEAAIFADKTAVDEETVRLRSHLEQLRMMLEDDKPVGRKLDFLVQEMNREANTIGSKANDTVLANLVIGLKAEIEKIREQVQNIE
- the remA gene encoding extracellular matrix/biofilm regulator RemA, with protein sequence MKLINIGFGNMVSASRLVAIVSPESAPIKRIVQESRDRGVLIDATYGRRTRAVLITDSDHVILSAIQPETIAGRMETREEEGEDNNA
- a CDS encoding J domain-containing protein translates to MDPYKVLGVTPQTSDDDVKRAYRELARKYHPDNYVGSPLADLAETRMKEINEAYDMIMNARAGGGNSTSDAGTSSQTGSSYGSNTSSGFSAQIRDAINKGNLSLAEEMLQRSPNRNAEWYFLMGTVYFRKGWYDEARSAYMQACSMDPNNAEYRNALNMVNMGAGYGGYRPMNSMSMCDCCTTMLCMNCCCNSCCGGGGC
- a CDS encoding DUF5685 family protein is translated as MFGFIRPVKPELRVREVKRFQSVYCGLCHTIRARYGHIHTMFLSYDMTFLALVLGSLEPEEPALCRKRCAASPVRPKVVCSAGAGMERTADLSVLLNYHKLQDTIADERGSKRQAARMLSGLARPGYRKARTRLPEEDQIMATCLADLAALEQAQTPSLDRPADTFARLLAGAVPQADDATMRILRQMFYHTGRWVYLIDACADLTDDLQHGAYNPVALRFGLTAPDLEPVRETLEITLQRSLADIYNAFQLLDVYRDRELLENIICLGMPLVTRQVLDGTYQSNGGQSRHGSL
- the gmk gene encoding guanylate kinase, translated to MRKRGNLYVFTGPSGTGKGTILSEVLGKDKNLYLSVSATTRTPREGERDGVHYYFLTQERFEERIAAGAFLEYAQYVGNYYGTLEGPVNDQLEAGNDVVLEIEVQGAMQIHEKRPDAVMIFVAPPSMEELERRLKGRGTESEDKIRHRMETAEKEMTYADRFDYIIVNDDLACAIDDLMAILRAERCRNKPLNFK
- a CDS encoding NAD(P)/FAD-dependent oxidoreductase, translated to MSILVSGIRQPFGEPKEQAVEAACKQCGLAPGQVTGSVYRVSIDARHGKIHQVYTILLDGATDEAALVERLQSSQIRLKQTIPFAPVCGHKRLPHPPVVVGLGPAGLFAAYILARYGYRPVVLERGDCIEERDAAVQSFWTGGPLNPNSNIQFGEGGAGAYSDGKLTTRIHDPLCEEVLHTLVRFGAPQEITRLAKPHIGTDILKDVVRAMREEIRRLGGTVHFRCAVTGVQAQSGTLTGLQTAEGSIPCEQAVLAIGHSARDTFYALHETGVYMEPKPFSVGVRIEHRQEDIDRALYGKLAEMPGLPPAEYTLSHRENGRACYSFCMCPGGQVVAAQSEENTVVTNGMSFHARDGRNANAALAVSVDPADFADGTPFGGIAFQRSIERAAFAATGSYQAPCQTVGDFFQDRPSKRCGRVQPTYPVGVAYGRVDACLPGFVTDALRRGLHVFGRKIRGFDDGQALLTAPETRTSSPVRLSRGSDLYSRTLTGLIPCGEGAGYAGGIMSAAVDGIRAACRILEQYAPLEE
- the rpoZ gene encoding DNA-directed RNA polymerase subunit omega, with the translated sequence MLKPSMNELMKRVGNRYLLVNLAAQRARDIAQEAEETGEPLPDKAVKLALDEIAAGTIVHKPGPKIEEPKVMIPRELSGTLDLDLDFDEDGLLDDEEEHDAEDHEDIGE
- a CDS encoding SoxR reducing system RseC family protein; amino-acid sequence: MIQKAVVKKILSGNYAEIEVQRQSACGHDCSHCGGCGAPQERIQAVAKNAVDAKVGDIVTIEGENKEIMRMAAIVYTLPLILFFVFFVIASLCGLGEGASGGLGCLGLVVGIAIAVGYNKKVKKNGGTPFTIIKKG